The Lineus longissimus chromosome 6, tnLinLong1.2, whole genome shotgun sequence sequence ATTGCCAGACAGCGGGTTGGCACAACAGATGAAGGCATGAATACAAGGCACTTTCCAGCTCATGAGAGAGAGGAACTTGTGAAGGAGTTGGAGGCATCAAGGGAACAGGTCTATCTCTTTATCACCCTTGTTGTCATTGTTATATGCTCATGAATAGAGGTAGTGTTCAACTTGTGGTTGGTCTAGGTCATGTACTGTTGTCTGTCATATTCACCATCATAAAGTCTCTGTTCCTGGAGAAAGAAGTGGGGTTGAACTAGCTTCAATATGGGCCATCACCTCGTCTCTCCTGGAGGAAGAAGTGGGGTTGAACTAGCTTCAATATGGGCCATCACCTCGTCTCTCCTGGAGGAAGAAGTGGGGTTGAACTAGCTTCAATATGGGCCATCACCTCGTCTCTCCTGGAGGAAGAAGTGTGGTTGAACTAGCTTCAATATGGGCCATCACCTCGTCTCTCCTGGAGGAAGAAGTGTGGTTGAACTAGCTTCAATATGGGCCATCACCTCGTCTCTCCTGGAGGAAGAAGTGTGGTTGAACTAGCTTCAATATGGGCCATCACCTCTCGTTGAGCTGATTGTTGATTCTGTTCCAATTTGAAGTGTAACTGTGAACTGTGTATCTTCCAGTACGTTCAGCTTGAACGAGACCTCCAGACGGTCTTAGACGAGAAAGAAGAACAAGAAACCGAGCGAGATGCTTTCAAGCACAAGTATGAGCGCCTCAATAAGGAGCTCAACTATATACTGAAAGGAGATGAGAAGAGGATATTGGACATTGATGCCTTGAGCACTGAGAATAGGTATCTCCAAGAAAGGTTAAAACAGATGGAAGAGGAAAAAAGTattgccatggcaacagtatcaaaatataaggTGGGTTGTTGATGAGGCCGCTTTCTGATGCATGGGTGTGAGAATTGTTGGATGTCGCTATCTTTAGGGCTTTTTACGACTGCACAGTGGAAACATCTGCGCCTGTCACCTTTGAGGGCCAAGGTTTGATTTCTGGCCGGGGCTGGTTTACTCATGTGAATGATGCCAAAGACTCCTCCGGGTCTCCACTTTCCTcctacaaaacaatacaagtcgTCTGAATGTTGTCTGAGGCGCCAAAATCAACTTCACATGCTCTCAGCTGGAGTCTTTGATTTGATGAAGAATGTTTTGATTGACTTGGCACAAGGGCTTTGCTTTCTAAACGATTCTAACCAAAGCTTTACCAATGCACGTGAGCTGTAGTTGACCTTAAAGCCAAGTTCTGACCGCTTCAAATGAAGGGGCCTACTTGTGTGAAAGAGAGTCAGAATTTCTTACAATTTgtagattttcaaaacaattgaccCTCCTTAACCTTTCCAGAGTATAttggagaagaaaaagaaggggaCATTAAAAATAGGACAGAATCGAAGTGGAGGTGTTGTAATCTCTCAAAAACAAGGTAAGACAATCATGTCTCGTGTGTCTTGTATAAGTGATCCAGTTCTGAGTTAGAGATTGTTGAGTATGGTGGTAGAGACATCTGATAGTTCTTGAAGGAACTTTCTTCACGTTCTGGCCCTCTGTATAGCTGGCACATATCACTGTCCTCCCGTCTCCAGGAGACTGGGATCGCTATAGTCTTGTCTCTCTTCCAGTGCACCAACTCCTTGAGTCAACGACAGGAGTGGCAGCGACTCAGCAGACGGTTGCCGACCTTCAGGGGCTCTCAAGGGCATTGCTAGAATCTCTCAATGATAAGAATCTGGCTCTCTCACATCAAAGAAAAACGAACAAGTAAGCTTTCCTGGTGGTATGCCATGCTTTCTAATCGTGCTTTGTTGCTGTTTACTCTAAAGTTTAATATTGGTCCAATAATGGATCAAGGCAAAGAGGTATTGATAGCTCCAAACCTTCAACTGACATATAATAACTAACATATTTGTGTCTGTGCTGACTTTTGGGACTGTTTTTGCTTGGTACAAAATTGttatattttgttttcagaattCTTGGCAACAGGGTCTCAGAACTtgagaagaaattgaaaacattaGAGGTTGCTGGTCTGTGGAATGTGCCAGGTAAATGTAAGTGttgttttgtttgtgtttttgtcctgtattatttttcatctttgatGTTTGCTATCCTGTCTCTCCACGTTACCTGAGACGCAGGGCAGTTTCATTTCTGGACGTTTGGTTGACATATTTTGTGTTGGGCTCATTTTCTTGTGtcgtacatgtattcatattgTACTCATTTGAATATGCTTCGCTTCAGCACGAGCTTCCAGTCTGGAGAAGTTAAAGATGGAGTGTGACGACATCAGGACCTTGATTCCACACCAGACGTCGTTAGACCGAGATAAGAATGATGCCAACCACTCGAGCGATTTAGAGTCGGAGCTTGGTCAAACTCCTCAGATGTCGCCGGAGGGGACACCCAACCATGTGCTCAAGATGTCGGGAGGGAGCAATGCTGGCTTATTACTCGAGGATCTTGATCTCCTGCCAACTAAGGAACAACCTCAACAAGGTTGGTGTTATTCTCTTCATTCATCATGGTTTAGTATGGCgagaccaacctgaccaggctaccccacactgagggtcacacaccctggcGAGACCCacctgaccaggctaccccacactgagggtcacacaccctggctagaccaacctgaccaggctactccacactgagggtcacacaccctggctagaccaacctgaccaggctactccacactgagggtcacacaccctggctagaccaacctgaccaggctaccccacactgagggtcacacaccctggctagaccaacctgaccaggctaccccacactgagggtcacacaccctggcGAGACCCacctgaccaggctaccccacactgagggtcacacaccctggcTAGACCCACCTGACCAGGCTACTccacactgagggtcacacaccctggctagaccaacctgaccaggctactccacactgagggtcacacaccctggctagaccaacctgaccaggctaccccacactgagggtcacacaccctggctagaccaacctgaccaggctacccaacactgagggtcacacaccctggctagaccaacctgaccaggctaccccacactgagggtcacacgccctggctagaccaacctgaccaggctacccaacactgagggtcacacaccctggctagaccaacctgaccaggctacTCCACACTGTGGGTCACACACCCTGgctagaccaacctgaccaggctaccccacactgagggtcacacgccctggctagaccaacctgaccaggctacccaacactgagggtcacacaccctggctagaccaacctgaccaggctaccccacactgagggtcacacaccctggctagaccaacctgaccaggctaccccacactgagggtcacacaccctggcgagaccaacctgaccaggctaccccgcactgagggtcacacaccctggctagaccaacctgaccaggctaccccacactgagggtcacacaccctggctagaccaacctgaccaggctaccctacactgagggtcacacaccctggctagaccaacctgaccaggctaccctacactgagggtcacacaccctggctagaccaacctgaccaggctaccccacactgagggtcacacaccctggctagaccaacctgaccaggctaccctacactgagggtcacacaccctggctagaccaacctgaccaggctaccccacactgagggtcacacaccctggcTAGACCAACCAGGCCAGGCTACcccacactgagggtcacacaccctggctagaccaacctgaccaggctaccccacactgagggtcacacaccctggcgagaccaacctgaccaggctaccccacactgagggtcacacaccctggctagaccaacctgaccaggctaccccacactgagggtcacacaccctggctagaccaacctgaccaggctaccccacactgagggtcacacaccctggcgagaccaacctgaccaggctaccccgcactgagggtcacacaccctggctagaccaacctgaccaggctaccccacactgagggtcacacgccctggctagaccaacctgaccaggctaccccacactgagggtcacacaccctggcGAGACCCacctgaccaggctaccccacactgagggtcacacaccctggctagacccacctgaccaggctaccccacactgagggtcacacaccctggctagaccaacctgaccaggctaccccacactgagggtcacacaccctggctagaccaacctgaccaggctaccccacactgagggtcacacaccctggctagaccaacctgaccaggctaccccacactgagggtcacacaccctggctagaccaacctgaccaggctaccccacactgagggtcacacgccctggctagaccaacctgaccaggctaccccacactgagggtcacacgccctggctagaccaacctgaccaggctaccccacactgagggtcacacaccctggctagaccaacctgaccaggctaccccacactgagggtcacacaccctggctagacccacctgaccaggctaccccacactgagggtcacacaccctggcGAGACCCacctgaccaggctaccccacactgagggtcacacaccctggcGAGACCCacctgaccaggctaccccacacagggtcacacaccctggctagacccacctgaccaggctaccccacactgagggtcacacaccctggctagacccacctgaccaggctaccccacactgagggtcacacaccctggcTAGACCAACCTGGTCGTATGGGTATTGTTGAGAATTGGTTCCTGTTTTTCCCCTTCTTCATATAGTGATGATGTTCAAGGTCAGCATGCTGTCATCGTAAATGAGATGGAATTTGTAATGATTGCCTTTCCCTCTGATTTCAGCTGACCAAGGATGTAAGTCCGGTGAAATCCTCCTCTCGCCGCTGCAGAGTCCGGGGAGTGCACAAGATATCCTTGCCATGTTCGGCCAGCAACTCAACCAAGAGATTAATGCAAGAACTGTAACAGACGAGAGAAACGATTACAATTCTGAAGATGCTGCAAATTATGTGGAGGAATTTTCTCGAAAAGAGGGTGACTTCCGCAATTCTGCTGATAGCGGGAGGATCGATCGTTATGGGAATAGCGTGCATGTGATGCCGCAGGAGGAAGAGAGTGAAGAGAGTGACCAGGCAGGGGATGAGGAGGAAGACTTACATAATATAGATTTAGACAATAAAGAGACTAATGATGATTTTTATGAAGATGATGCTCAGGATAATGAGCATGAGCTCCAATCTGAGCTACAGAGTTTGCTTGAGAATGCATCCTCGCTGATAACAATGCCAAAAGATCCAAGCATCGAGCTGGAAGATTTAAACATGACTGCTAAAGTTGGGCGTAAGACAGTGACATTTGCCGATGATACAGTGCCAGGCGACGAGTCACCGCGATGTACCTCACCTCTTCTGAACTTGGAGCAATCGCAAGAGGACAAATATGAACTGCCTGAAATGTTGTGATCACGTTATATTGCAAAACATGAATTCTATTGGCGTTGTCAAACGTGGTGACCCACACATTGAAATGACCACCTGCAATATATCAGGCATTTCAATCATATTTCTTTGAATTGCCGAAACCATTCCTATATTTGTGTCTAGTCATAATCAGGTCTTACATGAAACCTTGCCAGCAACTTTCCTTTGGAGGTCAGAAAATTCCTTTTTCAGTCATTCCAAACAATCGTGGTGTTTATTCCAAGTAGTGAGTGGGCTTGGAGACTGAAGCTGATGTCTACTTTCTACTTGTTAACACTAGTCCAGCTAATGTTCAGCTCTGTCAAGGCCTATTGGCAACAGTCAAGGAGAGCTGATGATCTGGCCACTGCTGCCATCTAGTGAGTGGGTTGAAGACTACAGCTGATTCCTATCTTGTTAACACTAGTCCAGCTAATGTTCAGCTCTGTCGCGGCCTATTGGCAACGTCAAGGAGAGCTGATGATCTGGCCACTGCTGCCATCTAGTGAGTGGGTTGAAGACTACAGCTGATTCCTATCTTGTTAACACTAGTCCAGCTAATCTCCTGTACACATTACAACTCTCTGTCGCGGCCTATTGGCAACAGTTAAGGAGAGCTGATGATCTGGTCACTTCTGCCATCCAGCAGCTGGGTTCTATTCTTTCAATTCTACATGATGATGAACACCCTACATTCCATGGACCTGTTTTCACCAGATGGTGCAGTGTTCGACTGGTAGATTAGTAATGGTTTATAAAGTGATGTCCATTTTATGT is a genomic window containing:
- the LOC135489056 gene encoding coiled-coil domain-containing protein 149-like isoform X2 — its product is MVDEKNVKMSVAGSFQRDYDVLRGELQIYKRKLDSKAEALLILSKELDQCRSERDQFKLMAEQLRERYQALKRQVTGKSPQGANVEYVEAVLVTGNETENVCKRKQQPPLKENLSLRLYQVKEANKCLQFEADDLKQKLHDADGDIKLLREQIARQRVGTTDEGMNTRHFPAHEREELVKELEASREQYVQLERDLQTVLDEKEEQETERDAFKHKYERLNKELNYILKGDEKRILDIDALSTENRYLQERLKQMEEEKSIAMATVSKYKSILEKKKKGTLKIGQNRSGGVVISQKQVHQLLESTTGVAATQQTVADLQGLSRALLESLNDKNLALSHQRKTNKILGNRVSELEKKLKTLEVAGLWNVPARASSLEKLKMECDDIRTLIPHQTSLDRDKNDANHSSDLESELGQTPQMSPEGTPNHVLKMSGGSNAGLLLEDLDLLPTKEQPQQADQGCKSGEILLSPLQSPGSAQDILAMFGQQLNQEINARTVTDERNDYNSEDAANYVEEFSRKEGDFRNSADSGRIDRYGNSVHVMPQEEESEESDQAGDEEEDLHNIDLDNKETNDDFYEDDAQDNEHELQSELQSLLENASSLITMPKDPSIELEDLNMTAKVGRKTVTFADDTVPGDESPRCTSPLLNLEQSQEDKYELPEML
- the LOC135489056 gene encoding coiled-coil domain-containing protein 149-like isoform X1; this translates as MVDEKNVKMSVAGSFQRDYDVLRGELQIYKRKLDSKAEALLILSKELDQCRSERDQFKLMAEQLRERYQALKRQVTGKSPQGANVEYVEAVLVTGNETENVCKRKQQPPLKENLSLRLYQVKEANKCLQFEADDLKQKLHDADGDIKLLREQIARQRVGTTDEGMNTRHFPAHEREELVKELEASREQYVQLERDLQTVLDEKEEQETERDAFKHKYERLNKELNYILKGDEKRILDIDALSTENRYLQERLKQMEEEKSIAMATVSKYKSILEKKKKGTLKIGQNRSGGVVISQKQVHQLLESTTGVAATQQTVADLQGLSRALLESLNDKNLALSHQRKTNKILGNRVSELEKKLKTLEVAGLWNVPGKSRASSLEKLKMECDDIRTLIPHQTSLDRDKNDANHSSDLESELGQTPQMSPEGTPNHVLKMSGGSNAGLLLEDLDLLPTKEQPQQADQGCKSGEILLSPLQSPGSAQDILAMFGQQLNQEINARTVTDERNDYNSEDAANYVEEFSRKEGDFRNSADSGRIDRYGNSVHVMPQEEESEESDQAGDEEEDLHNIDLDNKETNDDFYEDDAQDNEHELQSELQSLLENASSLITMPKDPSIELEDLNMTAKVGRKTVTFADDTVPGDESPRCTSPLLNLEQSQEDKYELPEML
- the LOC135489056 gene encoding coiled-coil domain-containing protein 149-like isoform X3 — its product is MVDEKNVKMSVAGSFQRDYDVLRGELQIYKRKLDSKAEALLILSKELDQCRSERDQFKLMAEQLRERYQALKRQVTGKSPQGANVEYVEAVLVTGNETENLSLRLYQVKEANKCLQFEADDLKQKLHDADGDIKLLREQIARQRVGTTDEGMNTRHFPAHEREELVKELEASREQYVQLERDLQTVLDEKEEQETERDAFKHKYERLNKELNYILKGDEKRILDIDALSTENRYLQERLKQMEEEKSIAMATVSKYKSILEKKKKGTLKIGQNRSGGVVISQKQVHQLLESTTGVAATQQTVADLQGLSRALLESLNDKNLALSHQRKTNKILGNRVSELEKKLKTLEVAGLWNVPGKSRASSLEKLKMECDDIRTLIPHQTSLDRDKNDANHSSDLESELGQTPQMSPEGTPNHVLKMSGGSNAGLLLEDLDLLPTKEQPQQADQGCKSGEILLSPLQSPGSAQDILAMFGQQLNQEINARTVTDERNDYNSEDAANYVEEFSRKEGDFRNSADSGRIDRYGNSVHVMPQEEESEESDQAGDEEEDLHNIDLDNKETNDDFYEDDAQDNEHELQSELQSLLENASSLITMPKDPSIELEDLNMTAKVGRKTVTFADDTVPGDESPRCTSPLLNLEQSQEDKYELPEML
- the LOC135489056 gene encoding coiled-coil domain-containing protein 149-like isoform X4, which translates into the protein MVEQLRERYQALKRQVTGKSPQGANVEYVEAVLVTGNETENVCKRKQQPPLKENLSLRLYQVKEANKCLQFEADDLKQKLHDADGDIKLLREQIARQRVGTTDEGMNTRHFPAHEREELVKELEASREQYVQLERDLQTVLDEKEEQETERDAFKHKYERLNKELNYILKGDEKRILDIDALSTENRYLQERLKQMEEEKSIAMATVSKYKSILEKKKKGTLKIGQNRSGGVVISQKQVHQLLESTTGVAATQQTVADLQGLSRALLESLNDKNLALSHQRKTNKILGNRVSELEKKLKTLEVAGLWNVPGKSRASSLEKLKMECDDIRTLIPHQTSLDRDKNDANHSSDLESELGQTPQMSPEGTPNHVLKMSGGSNAGLLLEDLDLLPTKEQPQQADQGCKSGEILLSPLQSPGSAQDILAMFGQQLNQEINARTVTDERNDYNSEDAANYVEEFSRKEGDFRNSADSGRIDRYGNSVHVMPQEEESEESDQAGDEEEDLHNIDLDNKETNDDFYEDDAQDNEHELQSELQSLLENASSLITMPKDPSIELEDLNMTAKVGRKTVTFADDTVPGDESPRCTSPLLNLEQSQEDKYELPEML
- the LOC135489056 gene encoding coiled-coil domain-containing protein 149-like isoform X5 translates to MVEQLRERYQALKRQVTGKSPQGANVEYVEAVLVTGNETENLSLRLYQVKEANKCLQFEADDLKQKLHDADGDIKLLREQIARQRVGTTDEGMNTRHFPAHEREELVKELEASREQYVQLERDLQTVLDEKEEQETERDAFKHKYERLNKELNYILKGDEKRILDIDALSTENRYLQERLKQMEEEKSIAMATVSKYKSILEKKKKGTLKIGQNRSGGVVISQKQVHQLLESTTGVAATQQTVADLQGLSRALLESLNDKNLALSHQRKTNKILGNRVSELEKKLKTLEVAGLWNVPGKSRASSLEKLKMECDDIRTLIPHQTSLDRDKNDANHSSDLESELGQTPQMSPEGTPNHVLKMSGGSNAGLLLEDLDLLPTKEQPQQADQGCKSGEILLSPLQSPGSAQDILAMFGQQLNQEINARTVTDERNDYNSEDAANYVEEFSRKEGDFRNSADSGRIDRYGNSVHVMPQEEESEESDQAGDEEEDLHNIDLDNKETNDDFYEDDAQDNEHELQSELQSLLENASSLITMPKDPSIELEDLNMTAKVGRKTVTFADDTVPGDESPRCTSPLLNLEQSQEDKYELPEML